The following are encoded in a window of Armatimonas rosea genomic DNA:
- a CDS encoding HupE/UreJ family protein has translation MKSLRFLWLFCLLLAAPVWAHPMQVEAVVAKLRPQETYLYIEFVGNVQDITQIPGVTLGDDRRNPDGTFPTDFQKKLEGYINGGFKLEQAGQPWPGELTQVRYDTSLDVTRSRFTLSMRYPRTPGQTQAITITNTLFDYLPNAETMIVAGGTTQRLKTGSQATVNPADLTTNLLRNIQQFLLSGMEHIVTGPDHLLFIFAFLLATTSFRAIIKTLTGFTIAHSVTLILTTLGILSFPARWVDVIVALSIVFVGVENIIGLRKKSAFKNRFWVATCFGFIHGFAFAGNLRDMGLPEGSALVWSLLSFNLGVETAQVLLCCIAFPLLLWWRRDTEKRPSSSLTWKSIQLMLSGLIAGAGAVWMFQRLLGG, from the coding sequence ATGAAGTCCCTACGTTTTCTCTGGCTCTTTTGTCTTCTCCTTGCCGCACCTGTCTGGGCACACCCCATGCAGGTGGAGGCGGTGGTCGCGAAGCTTCGGCCCCAGGAGACCTATCTCTATATCGAGTTCGTGGGCAATGTCCAGGACATCACACAGATCCCCGGCGTCACCCTGGGCGATGACCGCCGCAACCCCGATGGCACCTTCCCCACCGACTTTCAGAAGAAGCTGGAGGGCTACATCAACGGGGGCTTCAAGCTGGAGCAGGCCGGTCAGCCCTGGCCCGGAGAGCTGACCCAGGTCCGCTACGACACGAGCCTGGATGTCACCCGCTCGCGCTTCACGCTCTCGATGCGCTACCCTCGCACCCCCGGCCAGACCCAGGCCATCACGATCACCAACACGCTCTTTGACTACCTCCCCAACGCGGAGACGATGATTGTCGCGGGAGGCACCACGCAGCGCCTGAAGACTGGTAGCCAAGCGACCGTGAACCCGGCGGACCTGACCACCAACCTGCTGCGCAATATCCAGCAGTTCCTCCTCTCCGGCATGGAGCACATCGTCACTGGCCCCGACCACCTGCTCTTTATCTTCGCCTTCCTGCTGGCCACCACGAGCTTCCGCGCGATCATCAAGACCCTCACGGGCTTCACGATCGCCCACTCTGTCACCCTGATCCTGACCACCTTGGGGATCCTGAGCTTCCCCGCCCGCTGGGTCGATGTGATTGTGGCACTCTCGATTGTGTTTGTGGGGGTGGAGAATATTATTGGGCTGCGAAAAAAGAGCGCCTTCAAGAACCGCTTCTGGGTGGCGACCTGCTTTGGGTTTATCCATGGCTTCGCCTTCGCCGGCAACCTGCGAGACATGGGCCTCCCCGAGGGAAGCGCCTTGGTCTGGAGCCTGCTCTCCTTCAACCTCGGGGTGGAGACCGCACAGGTGCTACTCTGCTGCATCGCCTTTCCTCTGCTCCTCTGGTGGCGCAGAGACACCGAGAAGCGCCCCAGCTCCAGCCTGACCTGGAAGAGCATCCAGCTGATGCTCTCCGGGCTGATCGCAGGCGCAGGGGCGGTCTGGATGTTCCAGCGACTCCTGGGCGGTTAA
- a CDS encoding prepilin-type N-terminal cleavage/methylation domain-containing protein — protein MRPRRSVFTLIELLVVIAIIAILASILFPVFAQARGKARQASNLSNLKQIGLAVLMYAQDYDETMVPYLLPRVGGGTVWWHGVTLPTSPLTYRREEGLIQPYMKNVQIQDCPVGKDIPTPFNWVGGNLVPAYGTNALAFVQPTAANPTTVSLAAFQEPASTMLMLDAVNAVNPAALTKSFFISPNWTRNAAGAVVDNGGAASSLAPRVHGRHSGNTACVLWADGHVTVARPQFRPAGSAAINDNRRARNVGELSPVALPATITASDPRLVEYNRFFALDKTTGL, from the coding sequence ATGAGACCACGACGAAGCGTCTTTACGCTGATTGAGCTTTTAGTTGTTATTGCCATTATTGCGATCTTGGCCTCAATCCTCTTCCCGGTCTTTGCCCAGGCACGAGGCAAGGCGCGGCAGGCGAGCAACCTCTCGAACCTGAAGCAGATCGGGCTTGCGGTGCTGATGTATGCCCAGGACTACGACGAGACCATGGTGCCCTATCTCTTGCCGCGGGTCGGGGGAGGGACGGTCTGGTGGCATGGGGTGACCCTACCCACGAGCCCCTTGACCTACCGCCGCGAAGAGGGGTTGATCCAGCCCTACATGAAGAATGTCCAGATCCAGGACTGCCCCGTGGGAAAAGACATTCCCACGCCGTTTAACTGGGTGGGAGGCAACCTCGTGCCCGCCTACGGCACCAACGCGCTAGCCTTTGTGCAGCCAACCGCCGCCAATCCCACGACCGTGAGCCTGGCGGCGTTTCAGGAGCCCGCCAGCACGATGCTGATGCTCGATGCGGTGAATGCGGTCAATCCCGCGGCGCTGACCAAGTCGTTTTTTATCTCCCCCAACTGGACACGTAATGCCGCCGGTGCGGTAGTCGATAATGGCGGAGCGGCCAGTAGCCTTGCGCCCCGCGTGCATGGCCGCCACTCGGGCAACACGGCGTGCGTGCTCTGGGCCGATGGGCATGTGACTGTCGCGCGTCCCCAGTTCCGCCCCGCAGGCTCTGCCGCGATCAACGACAACCGCCGCGCTCGTAATGTGGGGGAGCTCTCGCCCGTGGCTCTGCCCGCCACCATCACCGCCAGCGACCCGCGTCTGGTAGAGTACAACCGATTCTTTGCACTGGATAAGACCACGGGCCTATGA